The following DNA comes from Centropristis striata isolate RG_2023a ecotype Rhode Island chromosome 3, C.striata_1.0, whole genome shotgun sequence.
ATGCACTTGGTTATTGCTCCACTGGGCACACACACTAAGCAACTTCACACTGAAGAGAACAACTTTGCTGTCATGCGGAACTCcactaaatgcacaaaatagcaTGGATGATTTCcagatttattttacattaccgTAATGTTTTTTCTGTCCTAGAATGTTATCTGAATTCAGGTTCAAATCTCACTGATTTCCCTTATCAGTGCCCCCATTTACAGAgacgtaaataaaaataagcaaaagCCTTTTGTGGATTTCAAACAAAAGTTCGCCCAGTGAGTCATCATCTCTTTGCCTCACCCTGACACACTTTATGCTACCGGAGCAACAGGTGACAATAATGAGTGTAATCACTCccatgaaataataaatgtgtacatctacactactggtcaaaagttttagaacacaccaacttttccagaatttaattgaaaattatgcagtttaatgtctcagtgtactctgaaattaatgcacatttgcaacatttaaaattctttattgagcatgttagtgttttgaaagtaaaaaaaagattcaaaatcacattttatgttgggttaaaggactaaaaaaagacacaaaatgaccaaagaaagacacaaaatgactaaaaaaagacacaaaatgaccaaaaaaagacacaaaatgacttacaaagacatgaaaagaattcaaaaatggacaaaatagcccaagactccatagagttaagttgttaatccatttcttgttccctgaaaaaggcctacttgtataattctgaaatgtacattatttgtcagttttggttaaccttacctttttttatttacctctggcagttcaccacttaccgttgtaccctttcaagctgttcatttgacttgaactgcttgaatttcaataaaaaactggggGTTttaaaaattgggctgttctaaaacttttgaccggtagtgtatatcagcAGGTATTTTTGATACTGCACTAACACATGCCTGCTGTCAGACTCTAATATGCTGATGTCCCTGAAGTGGCCTGCTGCTGAGGGTCGAGAGGAGTCCGTCTTACAGTGGAGTGGGTgccctctgtctgtgtctgtgtgggatGTGAAGCTCAGCAGGATCCTAACCAGCTGCCACCAGGAGTTCGGCCCTCAGCGGGGGGTCCAGACTGAAGAAATACTGTGGAAGTGTTCTGTCTCACGGACCACACCAGCAGAACAGCAAAGAAAATACTTGCACATAAAAATCATGTGTTTGATGATGCAACTCAATATCCAGCAACTATCCAACAACTCAGCTCAACAAATCTAATTGGCCAGTTTGTAGTGTTTGAGTTCAGACCAGACAGTAGAAGtcagtaaaggtacattttatgtaactttatacttctactccactacatttttagacatatattgtactttttattcctctacatttagctgacagctttacttacttttcaggtcaagatttaaaatgaaaaacatgatacatttaaaatgattacccatttaaaaaaaaaattaaaccacttaaaagtttattaggtagttaaaatgaacgaagtggagtcatttcacagtgtggtattagtacttttactgaagtaaaggatctgaacacttcttccaccactgtcttttttacttctttactttttttttaacatttattttttttctttattttttctttttttattattttttctttattaattattattaatttgtattttattttttattattattttttgtttcctttttttgcttctgcgcatgcgcaatGTCAAGAAagaccgcgcatgcgcagaagtgaAAAAGCTgcgcaaaattaaaaaaaatattaaataaaaaaacaaaaaaataaagaaaataaagaaaaaaaatgttaaaacattttttttttaaaaagtaaagaagtaaaaaagacagtggtggaagaagtgtccagaccctttacttcagtaaaagtactaataccacactgtgaaatgaccactccgctcattttaactacctaataaacttttaagtggtttaatttataaaaatgggtaatcattttaaatgtatcatgtttttcattttaaatcttgacctgaaaagtaactaaagctgtcagctaaatgtagaggaataaaaagtacaatatatgtctcaaaatgtagtgaagtagaagtataaagttacataaaatgtacataaaagtacctcaaaattttactttaagtccagtacttgagtaaatgttcatagttactttccaccattgctacctgcctcttctaacttatacatatcagttagagtcctccttcagacactgtatgaggattaaagggatagtttgtgcattattatacaaaacttggtacaactattgtcaatgccctcctgaggataaccctttaaggttttattgatcggcccctaggtggcactgtggtggcagtctaatttcatatttggtaccgtggccacactataacacttaaggcaatgaaattcataggggtggtatagactggccccatGCACGCATGTCggggcagcatgccccgacatgcgtgtactgcgagggcccgttcagtactgcttgcagtcctagtttggCCTTATTTTTGTACAATTGAAGGAAGTGGAGCAGCatcgtccatctttatatacggTCAATGGTTCAGACTTTAGAAGAATTTAGCAGAGTTTTCAAAGCTTCAGGTAACACTGGTTACAGTCAGCAAGGTTTCGTATCAGAATGTcccaaatacagaaaaaaataaattgaaaatagAGGCAGAGGGCggggtctctgcagatacagacactgcCACATACAGTACAACTAGTGGGTCATTCCCGTTATGCAGCACTTGAGCCTCAAAACTTTTGAAGAAAGATTTTACATGTTTGTTGCACTTTATACAGGACATGTTTAACTGTAAGGAAAACAAATTGGCCAATCTCAGGCACGTATAATGACCTTTTAAGGGTAAACTGACTAATTGTGGTCAGACGTAACAGGATGGGAAGTCATGCAcatgaagcaaaaataaaaaaaaaatacagtttatgtGATGGCCTAGTTTCGTAAAACCAACCACaaatatcaaaaacaaaaagtcaacaGATAAAGTATTTTGAATGTgaagattaagaaaaaaagacaaaaaaagtaattcgaGACAGAAATGTTGCTGCATAACAGGGATGGCTAAAGTGATgattcattttgagtctatagatctttctttaaccctttatgacCTTCCTTGGCTTGAATCGCTGCAGCAATGCGTAGATAAAAAATGACCACCTACTATTTGAGTCCACATAATGACCCCAATTTATTGCAAATTGGAAGACAGGTTAATGTAATTGCATGGAAATTCTCACATCATGCAACTCCAGACTTTGCCCAAATATTTGTATTCCTCACTTTGGGAAGCGTGAATGATTTAGACAGCTGTGGAGAATCTTTAAGACGGCtggaaacaaccacaaagagcctttaattgatttgatttcatCAGAAGGTGGAGAAATAAGAAACATCAGTACAATGATTGGGGATAATAGTAATAGCACTTGATTCTCTAGGAGTGAGAATCGTCTAGCGGCGGCTTTTCTTTCGGCATACATGTCCTCCTGTAATACTGTTGTCTATTACACTCTCAGTATTGTTAATCAGTTCATAATCCATTCAATCGATGCTTTGCTGAATGTGCACAcatgacaattatttttaaattagtaACTTGTCTTAACATTCATGACTATTAGTATTGGAAGACAGCATATCGTTGACCAatttttatttgagttaaaaTAACTAATAGAAAATGATTTACTAATGAATAAAAGGGCTTATAATTAATAACTATGCCGTAGTTATGCaagtaaataaatcaaaaattgatatttaaaaaaaatcgtcATATCATCCAACCTTGGCACACAATCCACAAATatacaaattcatttttttccccactttttccatttatttattacaattaaTTCAATGTTATCCATCACTTTTCCATGTGTCAGCTActccttttttccatttaaaacaaGTCCAGTATGCAACTATTCTTAAGAAGCTGAATAGTCCTGAAGGTGGGGGCAGGGGCGGGGGAGGgatgatgggtgggtgggtgttttgaaagtaaaggaCAGGTTTgtaggaggaaaggaaggagggagTGATGTCCTCCCGGGAGCCTCTTCCATGTGAGGAGTTTTTTTTCATAAGCTATGtgagattatttttttctgcggTCGTCGTTTTCTCCTCTTCTTGCGCTTTCAGGCCTCGTCTCGTTATTTTCTCTCTATTCTACGTCCTCTGCGTCGTCTCCTTGGTCTCCATCCATTAGCAAAGCGGCGTACTTACTGGCTGAGCTGAACTTCTGAaggcagaagaaaacagaaccTGGATCAGTACAGTTTGTTTTGCATGCTAAATAAGGGGTCTGTGTAAGGGAAAGGTATCAACTTTCTCAAGCAGGaggaaaacaattattttatgaCTGATCACACAGAAAAAAGGAGGATGTTTTCATAACCTAGAATGTTCAGGGGAGCACTGGTAAATCAAGTTAAGGCTTTAGGGAAAGCCTTTAATGAAGAATAATTTAGTTGACGTCAAAGTCTGACTAATCCTTTGCAGTGAAGGACTTACGGGGGTTGGGGTTTCTTCAAATTTCTTTGGCTCTGGGGGTGGTCTTGAGTCTCGGTCTCTTCTGTTATCCTTTCTACAATCAGAGCGAACACTGAGGTTAAAATTTATTGGTAAACCTCAGTGCTGCAAAGTTGACTCTTGCTGTGaatcctcaaacacacacagctaaaaAGACAAACTAAAAGCAGCACAAATCCACAAGCTGGCACCCAGTTCACACCGTGCTCAGTTCTCATGTTCCTCTAATGAAATTCAGAAATGCCAAATTTCAGGTCCAATTGATCGGTTCATGTTTTGATGCTCAATTGAAGAGATTCAaactttttaaagcaaaaaaagttCAAGCAGTTAATGTGCACACCAGAAATCCTGGTGTCCTTGTGTTCCTAGTATCCACAACAATGAATGCATCATCAGTTGTGTAACTGAGCATAGGCCAATCTTTACAGATGCCCAGTCAATGTCCTCCCTATGAGCTAAGAAGGAGTGGCTAGCTTTGGATGGCTGACCTGTCTGCCTCCTTTCTTCGGTCTCTGTTGGGCCCCTCTCCTCGGCCCCGCCCTGCTCCAGGCCCTGCAGGCCCCCCTCGTGCCCGTGGGGGCCCTCGGTCCCGACGCACACCGTCAGCCTTGTTCTCATCTTGAAGAAGAAGCCAGACAGTTGAGTGAAGGGAAGCTGTTGGACTTTTAAACAGTAGACTACACTCACAACACACTGCAGCATAAAAAGCCACTGGGTTGGATTCAAAAGTGTTAGTCACTGATGGAGGGCCAAATGAGAGGCGCACAACTGCATGAATGCAAGCTGAGCTTGTAAGCAAATTACACAGGTACTCAATGTTTTCACATTTGGCCTGATTGCTTGAGTCTGACCCcgatttatatatatagcttCCCCAATTCAGAATTGTGGTGCATATTGTTCTGCACCATGTATGCTGCTTTAAGTACTTGAATACATACTAATAATGTGAGACATAATTCAGTGCTCCCCTTGTAATGAATACACTCCACAGGATGATGAGTTTATGGCCTGCTCCTGTCAGACATTCATGCTTTGCCAAATGTGTCCATTATGATACTttccacaataaaacaaaactgaaagggTAATGGCTGCTTTTGCACCTCATCGTGTAAATGAACCAGTTTTTCATCAAAACTGGCTCTATAACTTACATAATATCACTGCATATATACAATAATGAATTGACTTCCTGcctttttattcaagttttacctGTTATGAAATTTACAGAATGAATCGTCAACCCCAGATTGCAGTTTTCATGCAAACCTCAGTTTCTTTCTCTGGACCACAAGAGTTTGAAAGCATTTCGGCTTGAATGATCACAAATAGAAATCTTCAAACCAGTCTGCAAATGGCCTTCGAGAGCTACTTTCGGCAGGTACAGCCACACTTAACTGAAGCTGTCAAGCAAGTCCATAATCAACAAGACACTGTGTGGACTACAGTCCGAAAAGCAATTTTTTATAAGGGCTGTCAGATGTTTGAAAAATGACACTTTCCCTTTAAGCCAGGCCAGCAAAGGTCGAGATAGCAGAGCCAGTTGGTGTGTAATGCTGCGTTTCCACTGCATGGTACGGATTCATGATACTCAACGCACTTTTGGTACCAGGTCAATTTCTCCATTTTGTGAAGGCAGGACTCTCAACCGATTGCTGTAATGTAGAGTGGAAAAACTGCTGTGACATCATCTTCACTCGCTGAAACCTTTTATCCGCAACCAAGAGAGAAACGCAAAATGCGCCACCAGAAAAGAGCGAGTCAAGTAGAGTAGAGCCGCGCTGTACCATGCAGTCGAAATGCAGCCAAATGGTGAAACACTTTGATCCAGAGTTAAGTATCTCAAAAAGTATTGGATGGCCTTCCGTTCATGACAGGAACTCTTTAAACCTCTAACACATGACTGAATTTTCTTCAATTACTTGACATCAATGTTGATGTTTGATATGACATGATTATGACACTACGCTGCAAGCAGTTTGCATGTTTACATCCATCAGTTGTGGACTTGCATGTTAACAGTAAGTTTTGGCTCAAAGCACACGAGcccaaaaaacagcaaaagttGAAGAAAGCTAAACCCAGTCTGAGCCTGATAAGAATCTGAGATGAAACCAATTAACTTTTGATGAGTTAAACAGTCAATACTGCATTTACTGTGAAAGGCCTAATCTAAAACTGACTAATTTTCATCCATccataatttttgttttgtgtatcatGACCTTAACAGTCTCACAAAGCCGTTAATGTGGCGGTCGACTTTAAGTCTTTTTGTAGCTGACGTGGCTTGGTAAGTTTTATTTGTGGTCTACAGCGAGGTTTGGTTTGGGGAAAACCCCCCACTCATCAGTAGGCCTTACCTTTTCCAGATCCTCTTTCATCTGCAGAACTTTGGGagctgaagagaaagaaagaacagtCAGTGTACAAAACAACTGTATGAAAGCTATACTTTTCTTCAAGTGTGTGATAGCTAGGTTTCTGTGCTGTATGCTCCTGCAGTGCGTCTCACCTGTACTTGGGAGGAGCTGGAGCACTTGGGGAGACAGGTGAGACTGGAGGTCGTCCATCTCCCTCGCTTGAGCCTGTGCTGACTGCACTTCTCTTGGCCCAGGCGTTCTCCTTTGGAGGAGGTGCAGGCATCACCTTGAGCGGCTCCTTTGAGGAGCTGCTAGTAGGGGGTTGAGGGGAGGACCCAGGGGAGGAGGGCTCACCTTCTCTCCCACTGAAAACCTCATTCTCCCCAGAGCGCTCGCTATCTCGACACCGGGAGCCTGGAGGACCAAAAGAGCATAttatttattcctgttttacaTGACTGAGGTTTACTTTCCAatacttttactacttttagttggtcttgttttatttaaagtacaATGAAAATATTGTAACTTAATCCCAGTGGACAagaagtctaaaaaaaaaattaaaaaaatctaaactttGTTTTCCATTTCATCTAACAGACGACAGAGTGAATCGATGGTGATGTGACTGAACACATTGCCATTCTTTTAtgtagaaagacagacagagaaaccaAATTTCTGAAGGCAAGCATTAAATGCAGAGGTATCTCACCTCTTCCAGAAGTACTTCCTTGACCTGAAGACTCACTTCCTGTGCGAGATCGCTGAGGAGGAGCTTCTTCAGTGCGCCAGCTTGGGTCCCTAAAAAAACAATAGTATAAGCTCACACAGGCATGCACACTCAAGTGGAATGAAAAGTTGAAAGTCCACAAAACAGGCCCGAACTTTGCTTTGCAATGCACCGCTTTAAGTGTGTTGCCACGTCTCTTGGGCCAAAACAAAGCTAGTCATAAAActacacacaaaacattttcactgtacAAACAATCACATAGATTCTTATTGTCAGACATACATTACTGCAGGTCATTTTGCCTTAGGTGGAATGTGTTTTCCCGGATTAAGCTGCAGAGTATGCAGCTATGACACAAACACTAGTGCAGAAACTGATTACCATGTGCCTGTTGGGAGCAGGCCGACTGCTTGGTCAGCTTTCCtgagaaccaaaaaaaaaaataacacaaattgaTGTTGTCAATCACTGACCTGTCCCGCATCTTCCTTTCAGGTCCTCGGCCTTTGTCCTCGTCCAGCTGCCTCTGCAGCCTCTCTTCCTGTTTCTTcagcctctcctccacctctctctcctttGCTGCTGTGTCAACAGGCTTGGCTGCACCAAAGATGGATGAGGCCCTGCTGCCGGAGCTCGGAGCTGCAGCTGGGGAAGTACCACCACTGCCGCTACCTCCACCACCGCtgccgccaccaccaccaccgccgccgccgccgccactTTCCTCCTCCTTGGGCACGCTACGGGGCTTAAGGTTCAACTTGGGTCTCTGCTGAGGAGCTGGTGTGAGAACAGGAGagaataatattaatatggAGCAGTGCGTgaaattaatttcatttaaatgaattgaaatagtaatgaatataaaacaacaaaatgactcaTTAACCTTGCTTGAACCATTTGATAGACAATGCTGATGAAGTGTAGTATACATCTACTGATGTCTCACCTCTGTCATCCCGCCGCTCATCACGCCTTTCGTACCGGTCCTCGCCGCCGCCATAACGCTCTCGTTCCCCGTAACGATCACTGCTACCTCGACTGTCGTCATAATCACGGCGGAAGCCGCTGCCAAAGGCACGACGACCCCCTCCACCACCACGAGAGTCAAAACCTAGAATGATGGCAGCAGAAAATCTGGTTAGAGATGAAGTGAAGGTTCACAAACATTATACGTTTTAAGAGCCATGTTAAAGAATGTTTGGGGGACTTTGTGATGAGGAAGCCAAAGAGCCGCAAGCATGACAACACACCTCCTCTATCGTAGTCTCTGCGGTCCCTGTCGTCATAGCGATCCCTGTATCGGTCTCTTCCTCCATCGTAGCGGTCATTATCCCGTCGTGGCCCATCTCTGTAACGATCTGACTCGTAGCGGTCCCTTGATCCTGAAGGAAGGAAATGTCACAATAACTAAGCTGTTTCACTTATAGAATTCCTCTGTTAATGAACTGTTGGTTTGACTGGTTCAACGTCAAACACAGCTTAGAAGGAAGAAACGAACAAGGTAAACATTTTGGCTCAATATATATGAATAGCACTTTAGCATGTTTTTAAAGTGGAAACAAAATCAGggtttaaattttaatgtaagGCTTTTTAAGACCTTTGTATTACCATTTAGGATTAAATTCTAAACAAATTGAGGCCTTACTAGCAAAAGTATGAAGGACATAATGCAAACCAGAATGATTTAAGCCCAAGGAAAGGCTTATTTATCAAGTACTTACAtttaagaaaacattaaaataatcacatttatatttaattcacACCAACTtcgtgaggtgtgtgtgtgtcatgtacTATAATAAAAAAGACGGAAAAAGATGCATATTTATCTCATCTCGTCTTCAGTATAATGACGTCATGTTTTTTGATCACAATCATTGGTAAGTATGCTGTAAACATTTGGGGAGCATATTTTGATACTCTATCATAATATTCTTATTTCAGGAGTAGTGTATTTCGGAAAGACCAATTTCCCCACATCGAATGATCCTCCTATCTTCACACGACTCTCTCTGTTGCAGTTGTAGCTGCCCGaatggcaaagaaaaaaaaaagaagaggaaattcaatacttttacttttaaagacCCTGCAGGTACCCTGACTAAGCAGATTCTGACTCACTCTCTCCAAAGGCTTCATCTCTCTTGGGAGGTCCATCGTCAGCATCTGCACTGGGCCGAGCCCTCCAGTCACTGTCCGTCTTGTCAGGACCCATGTCCGACATCCGTCCTCCTCTGTCTCGGCCTCCCATAGGGCCATTGTCTCTTTCTGACATattaagaaaaggaaaaattataGAACATGAAGATTGAGGGACAAGTTCCCCATTTCCTAAATGACGGTATAAAAGGTAGTCATGGTGGTCAAAAGAAGTCACAGCAATAAAAGTTAAGAGTGTACCTTTATCATTAGACTGGTCTGCAATATCTACACGGATCCTTCGGTTTCCCAGGTTCTGTTGCCGTGAACGAATACAGGACAAACAGTTAGTCATTCTTCCTTATACATTTTatgagagaaagaaagtgtaatttatcatttaactatagatctttgtcattttgttcagtgaggtcaataaataaattgtagCTCAAGATTTTATGTGCAATACAACTGTGGTGAACGTCATAAAGTGATGTCCGTTCAGATGTAGgggtcaaaataaaagtataaaaccaAGTACTCGTTGCATTCTCTCACCTCCTCATTTAGACTCAGCGCCCTCAGAAGGGAGTCCACATCATCAAATTCAGCATAGCCAAAGCCCTTCAGCCTCTCTGGGTTACTGGGCTCTCGAGGCAGACGCACTGCACTGATCTGTTGATGAGGAAAGTGACAGAATTACATAAAACAGAGAATGAACTGATCCGGGCCCAGCACTCTACAGTTCACAGAGAAGAAAAGATAtgtatgcaagaaaaaaagaagtgtgtACTGGTATActgtcaataaatcaataaaaagaacacaaatgtCAGTGATGCTCCATGATAAGACTTTTTGCTCGTTTATACAGTGAGGCAAAACGATCTGActctagcttttaactgattattttactatttatttatttatttattcctgttgtattttagtttttatcttttgttttctatcctgttgtcttttagtctttatcctgtcctgttgtcttttagtcttttagtttttagctccagtgttccctcatgggggcctcctcactggggggtgtgttgggtctgcctgtggggatgtggtcttggggactccctgggcccgggggactgggcggctctgcaccatgtgtggagtccgcctcGGTCttcccgggtcctggtggtctctgtgacggcgtcctctatggctgtgggctctgccacctctcagtgtggatgctcccacaggttgctttttcctcatctggatcctcggtgccttgccatgtctctacactgtcaatcaatatgtgctgtgtgtgagtcggagtgtgtttgtgtgcgtgcatgactaaatgcgtgtgtacatgtttgtgtatgtatacttacagatgtgtatgtgggggagggaggggtgggttttgtcatttttattgtttgttttttctttttttttttggaaagcactttgtgttgcatttttatgtatgaaaagcgctatataaataaagtttgattgattgattgattgattgaaatgaGAAGGCACATTGTGGCGAGGCTTCAGCACTTTGACCTTATGCTTTCATTTGTTACTTAATGATGCTTGAGTTATTAACATTTTATAGTAGGAGTTAATATTTTTGGTACGGTCTGAATCTAGAGCATGTGGCGACCTACATGTTGTTGGGAGAAGAACGTGGGTTccagtctgtttttgtgttatatCTGTTTCTGTTATAATTCCGCCTATCCACACATTTCGGTGTCGCTGTTGTAACTGAAATGCTTGAAGTGTTTTCAtgctacagaaaaaaactggtgCACTACCCTAGAATTTCTGTTGCACACGTATGAGTAGTAGACATCAATCGACATTTTGACAGCAGTTGTTTGAGTCACAGAGCACTGAAGCAAGGAAGTTGAATACTGAACAGTACGTCCTGTACCCAATGGTTCAGTCCAAATACATGGAGCATTACATCCATACTGTCTTGAAATACATAAGGGAGAAAAGTTGACCCCATGTGTCCTGTTATTTTTCACTAAATAACTTCACTGGTTTTGCCGTGTGTAAACAACAGCAGTCCCAAGGGCAGTGTGAACTTAAATACTTCAGaagcaaatatttaaataataaagaagACAGACTAGTTTGACAAGATGTTCAGATAAGGATTTAAGGCTCCTGTAAAGAGCAATAAAGTTTGCAAATGAAACTCTCACGTGAGTTTCATCATTTGTGTGTCCAGGCAAAACAAAAAGTTCAAGTAGCTGTAACCACCAAGTGCtattgctgtgttccaatacccatacttcccgtactcaCTATACTTAgcttgagtacgcagggtgttccgattccgatcgcggtgaaaagaagtgtacctaaaggatccggatgttgccctcataacggtcaaaacgctgagtgtggaacgatgtacactatacgcactcaacggccgccatcttgtctacgtagcggaagaggcggagccaggcagagccgctcagctcgaaaaaaatgtttgtaatggcggctGACGACGCCGGCCCAttttccacatttgctgcgtttatggagccatattgccagattgtagaagtaaagattaaacaacacaaaggataataataattattttttcgcTGTTTAAAGCCggaagtttttcgcgggtgacgagccgcggcggccgtcgcgagcgtcatttccggtaagtgcatcacggagtattagatttggaacaacactcacctgctgaaatctgtgtACTTTGtgagtgcggatagtgtactgcatttaagtgtactcatggaagtatgggtattggaacacagcatatGTGTTATATACCCTAcactgcatatgtgtgtgtgcttgcgaCACCTACTGCCAAGCCGCGGAAGAAGTCTTTGATCGAGTCCTCAGTGACATCATATGGCAGGTTGCCAAGGAAGGCCGTGTAAGGCGGGCTGCGGGGCAGTCGGGATCGGTCAATATTGGGTTCGCGAGCTGAGCGAGGTGCTGTGGGCAGGATGGACCGGTCAATGGGTGGTGCCCGGTACGAATCCTCCTCCGTGTGCCACGAGGTCGAGACTGGAGGGATCAGAAGAAAGAAGATCTCAAGTATATACCAACTGAAAATTAGCTCAGCATGACAAATTACTAGAGAATGTAACCCTAAAAAATGTAACAGACTCAGACAGGTGGATTTATTATGGGGCATTAATTGTTATTGTCCTGTAAGGTAGATACTGGCAGAGCCAATTATCAGTAGTCAGTCTCATGCAAGCCAAAAACCCTGGATAAGATACAAGAATAAAATTAATAAGCATCAGATATTAAACTACCCAACATGAAAGTAAACATATGGCACCGTTTGGTATGATATTCTGAAACACCATGTGGTCATGTGATGTGTAGCTTAATATGTAAAAACAGCAGATTCCAAAAAGTTAAATCATTGTAAAAGGCACAGTCTGAATCATGATCCATCCAGAGAGCAAGAGCTCTTAGATAACagaaaaatcaatttatttattttacaaacccCATCTATCCACCATTTATAGCCACAAAAATGAGTTATGCTGtcatgtactttattacctcattattaataatttatgtaCTATGGTTATAGACAGCTGTCTCAGAAATGTAAAAGCCTTAGtagaaattaagaaaaaatggttcattcattctcctaatctttttttccagctgtaa
Coding sequences within:
- the eif4ba gene encoding eukaryotic translation initiation factor 4Ba isoform X3, which gives rise to MAASAKKKNKKGKTLTLTDFLAEDKGGSPAPPSYPAKSTSWADETDDLDGDVSTSWHTEEDSYRAPPIDRSILPTAPRSAREPNIDRSRLPRSPPYTAFLGNLPYDVTEDSIKDFFRGLAISAVRLPREPSNPERLKGFGYAEFDDVDSLLRALSLNEENLGNRRIRVDIADQSNDKERDNGPMGGRDRGGRMSDMGPDKTDSDWRARPSADADDGPPKRDEAFGERSRDRYESDRYRDGPRRDNDRYDGGRDRYRDRYDDRDRRDYDRGGFDSRGGGGGRRAFGSGFRRDYDDSRGSSDRYGERERYGGGEDRYERRDERRDDRAPQQRPKLNLKPRSVPKEEESGGGGGGGGGGGSGGGGSGSGGTSPAAAPSSGSRASSIFGAAKPVDTAAKEREVEERLKKQEERLQRQLDEDKGRGPERKMRDRDPSWRTEEAPPQRSRTGSESSGQGSTSGRGSRCRDSERSGENEVFSGREGEPSSPGSSPQPPTSSSSKEPLKVMPAPPPKENAWAKRSAVSTGSSEGDGRPPVSPVSPSAPAPPKYSSQSSADERGSGKEVQLSQ
- the eif4ba gene encoding eukaryotic translation initiation factor 4Ba isoform X1 yields the protein MAASAKKKNKKGKTLTLTDFLAEDKGGSPAPPSYPAKSTSWADETDDLDGDVSTSWHTEEDSYRAPPIDRSILPTAPRSAREPNIDRSRLPRSPPYTAFLGNLPYDVTEDSIKDFFRGLAISAVRLPREPSNPERLKGFGYAEFDDVDSLLRALSLNEENLGNRRIRVDIADQSNDKERDNGPMGGRDRGGRMSDMGPDKTDSDWRARPSADADDGPPKRDEAFGERSRDRYESDRYRDGPRRDNDRYDGGRDRYRDRYDDRDRRDYDRGGFDSRGGGGGRRAFGSGFRRDYDDSRGSSDRYGERERYGGGEDRYERRDERRDDRAPQQRPKLNLKPRSVPKEEESGGGGGGGGGGGSGGGGSGSGGTSPAAAPSSGSRASSIFGAAKPVDTAAKEREVEERLKKQEERLQRQLDEDKGRGPERKMRDRDPSWRTEEAPPQRSRTGSESSGQGSTSGRGSRCRDSERSGENEVFSGREGEPSSPGSSPQPPTSSSSKEPLKVMPAPPPKENAWAKRSAVSTGSSEGDGRPPVSPVSPSAPAPPKYSSQSSADERGSGKDENKADGVRRDRGPPRARGGPAGPGAGRGRGEGPNRDRRKEADRKDNRRDRDSRPPPEPKKFEETPTPKFSSASKYAALLMDGDQGDDAEDVE
- the eif4ba gene encoding eukaryotic translation initiation factor 4Ba isoform X2, which encodes MAASAKKKNKKGKTLTLTDFLAEDKGGSPAPPSYPAKSTSWADETDDLDGDVSTSWHTEEDSYRAPPIDRSILPTAPRSAREPNIDRSRLPRSPPYTAFLGNLPYDVTEDSIKDFFRGLAISAVRLPREPSNPERLKGFGYAEFDDVDSLLRALSLNEENLGNRRIRVDIADQSNDKERDNGPMGGRDRGGRMSDMGPDKTDSDWRARPSADADDGPPKRDEAFGERSRDRYESDRYRDGPRRDNDRYDGGRDRYRDRYDDRDRRDYDRGGFDSRGGGGGRRAFGSGFRRDYDDSRGSSDRYGERERYGGGEDRYERRDERRDDRAPQQRPKLNLKPRSVPKEEESGGGGGGGGGGGSGGGGSGSGGTSPAAAPSSGSRASSIFGAAKPVDTAAKEREVEERLKKQEERLQRQLDEDKGRGPERKMRDRDPSWRTEEAPPQRSRTGSESSGQGSTSGRGSRCRDSERSGENEVFSGREGEPSSPGSSPQPPTSSSSKEPLKVMPAPPPKENAWAKRSAVSTGSSEGDGRPPVSPVSPSAPAPPKYSSQSSADERGSGKERITEETETQDHPQSQRNLKKPQPPSSAQPVSTPLC